Proteins encoded in a region of the Fundulus heteroclitus isolate FHET01 chromosome 2, MU-UCD_Fhet_4.1, whole genome shotgun sequence genome:
- the LOC105935576 gene encoding guanine nucleotide-binding protein G(i) subunit alpha-1, which translates to MGCTLSTDDKAAQERSKMIDRNLRDDGEKAAREVKLLLLGAGESGKSTIVKQMKIIHEAGYSEEECKQYKAVVFSNTIQSMMAIIRAMGRLKIEFADSARADDARQLFALASTAEEGVMTPELSDAIQRLWKDAGIQECFSRSREYQLNDSASYYLNDLERLSAPSYVPTQQDVLRTRVKTTGIVETHFTFKDLHFKMFDVGGQRSERKKWIHCFEGVTAIIFCVALSDYDLMLAEDEEMNRMHESMKLFDSICNNKWFTETSIILFLNKKDLFEDKISKSPLTICFPDYEGPNTYEDGATYIQFRFEDLNKRRDVKEVYTHFTCATDTKNVQFVFDAVTDVIIKTNLKDCGLF; encoded by the exons ATGGGGTGTACTCTGAGCACGGACGACAAGGCGGCGCAGGAGCGGAGCAAGATGATCGACAGAAACCTGCGGGACGACGGAGAGAAAGCAGCCCGGGAGgtcaagctgctgctgctgg GTGCTGGGGAGTCTGGGAAAAGCACAATTGTCAAACAAATGAA GATCATCCATGAAGCTGGCTACTCAGAGGAGGAGTGTAAGCAGTACAAGGCTGTGGTCTTCAGCAACACCATCCAGTCCATGATGGCCATCATCAGAGCCATGGGACGCCTGAAGATTGAATTTGCTGATTCAGCCAGAGCT GACGATGCTCGCCAGCTGTTCGCCCTCGCCAGTACAGCAGAGGAGGGCGTCATGACTCCTGAACTGTCCGACGCCATCCAGCGGCTCTGGAAGGACGCGGGCATCCAGGAATGCTTCAGCCGGTCCCGGGAGTACCAGCTCAACGACTCTGCTTCATA CTACTTAAATGATCTGGAAAGGTTATCAGCCCCCTCCTACGTCCCAACCCAGCAGGATGTGCTGAGGACCAGAGTCAAAACCACGGGTATTGTGGAAACACACTTTACCTTTAAGGACCTCCACTTCAA GATGTTTGATGTGGGCGGACAGaggtcagagaggaagaagtgGATTCATTGCTTCGAGGGAGTCACTGCCATCATCTTCTGCGTGGCGCTGAGCGACTACGACCTGATGCTGGCTGAGGATGAGGAGATG aACCGGATGCACGAGAGCATGAAGCTGTTTGACTCCATCTGCAACAACAAGTGGTTCACGGAGACCTCCATCATCCTCTTCCTCAACAAGAAAGACCTGTTTGAGGACAAGATCTCCAAGAGCCCTCTGACGATCTGCTTCCCCGACTACGAAG GTCCCAACACCTATGAGGACGGCGCGACCTACATCCAGTTCCGGTTCGAGGACCTCAACAAGAGGAGGGACGTAAAGGAGGTCTACACCCATTTCACCTGCGCCACCGACACCAAGAACGTCCAGTTTGTGTTCGACGCCGTCACAGACGTCATCATCAAGACCAACTTGAAGGACTGTGGCCTTTTCTAA